One genomic segment of Alosa sapidissima isolate fAloSap1 chromosome 13, fAloSap1.pri, whole genome shotgun sequence includes these proteins:
- the LOC121680747 gene encoding G-protein coupled receptor 15-like — MTTLSTPTSNIMNHHNSTSIFISPGEQTATAIRGLCFLLGISGNIAVVVFLLRHFKRDNFTLQLMLNLAASDILSLLTLPVWMYSFLLGWTMGLASCKFFYFIAYTGIHVSVLTVTLMSVYRYVLVLHRSQWTKLGQRGERALFAGVWVLAGVLAISPVITVNIIEDEGKLHCEQVVRSEGEKVGVLLLEIMLLYVTPLTILMTSYLCLHRKVSDRALSNFRLGKLVTCIIVTFIICSTPYTVVSVMMMATPSQPVLVVRRLAYRGPRRAVQSIVFLNSCVNPFLYAFNFRSVRKEADKNVTETSNNVKDSSQTIATLS; from the coding sequence ATGACAACATTGTCGACTCCGACATCAAACATCATGAACCATCACAACTCAACTTCGATTTTTATCTCACCTGGCGAGCAAACTGCTACTGCCATTCGTGGACTTTGCTTTCTGCTGGGAATCTCTGGGAACATCGCAGTGGTGGTGTTCCTACTGCGCCACTTCAAGCGGGACAACTTCACCCTCCAGCTGATGCTGAACCTGGCCGCCTCAGACATCCTATCCCTCTTGACTCTACCGGTGTGGATGTACAGCTTTCTACTTGGCTGGACCATGGGCCTTGCTTCCTGCAAGTTCTTCTACTTCATCGCCTATACAGGCATTCACGTCAGCGTGCTGACAGTAACGCTCATGAGCGTGTATAGGTACGTGCTGGTCCTGCATCGTTCACAGTGGACCAAACTTGGCCAACGAGGAGAGAGGGCTTTATTTGCGGGTGTGTGGGTGCTCGCTGGTGTGCTCGCCATCTCCCCAGTGATCACTGTCAACATCATTGAGGATGAAGGTAAACTCCATTGCGAGCAGGTTGTCAGATCAGAGGGCGAGAAAGTGGGTGTTCTTCTACTGGAAATCATGTTACTTTATGTCACACCATTGACTATCCTGATGACTTCATACCTCTGCCTGCACAGAAAAGTTAGTGACAGAGCCCTGTCCAACTTCAGACTAGGAAAGCTGGTGACCTGCATCATAGTGACATTTATTATCTGTAGTACTCCCTACACTGTTGTTAGCGTAATGATGATGGCTACCCCTTCACAACCTGTTTTAGTTGTGAGAAGGTTGGCCTACAGGGGACCAAGACGCGCCGTACAgagcattgttttcctgaacaGTTGTGTGAATCCATTCCTGTATGCTTTCAATTTTCGCTCTGTGCGTAAGGAGGCTGACAAAAATGTCACGGAAACTTCAAATAATGTGAAGGACAGCTCACAAACTATAGCAACTTTATCATAG